The Myotis daubentonii chromosome 9, mMyoDau2.1, whole genome shotgun sequence genome has a segment encoding these proteins:
- the LOC132241819 gene encoding tumor necrosis factor receptor superfamily member 1A-like isoform X1 — protein MGLALWLFLLLPLLRVPLTLSPSSNLSSERCPAKPSPGSRCGPREYWSGRHCCQCCPAGQYVRKPCSSPHTQGECEACDTGTYTGHANGLPSCQLCTTCRKDQEEVSDCTPTQDRRCQCKTGEYYCDSEHCPEGCYRCTSCPGATLQTCTPTRDTKCAPVAQPEPGPPAGSLSVSALVVSVVAIVIAIAIGIRIAIAWWRRRGVLLPQWLCRFRTATSGEPGSHAILRPTDPVRGPPVPGAEITPLLPEKADTPTPGALTHPRPLANPDFDPDPDPNPDTDLDPDPDPDPDTDLDPDPDPDPDPDTDPDSDPDPGAGAELQVEVAGGGLVAPEAAPPTPAAAAPGAQAQAEMDAGLRH, from the exons ATGGGGCTCGCGCTGTGGCTGTTcctgctgctcccgctgctgCGGGTCCCG CTGACCCTGAGCCCCTCGAGCAACCTGTCATCGGAGCGGTGCCCGGCAAAGCCGAGCCCGGGCAGCAGGTGCGGGCCCAGGGAGTACTGGTCTGGGAGGCACTGCTGCCAATGCTGCCccgcag GCCAGTATGTCCGCAAGCCGTGCAGCAGCCCCCACACCCAGGGCGAGTGTGAGGCGTGTGACACAGGGACCTACACGGGACATGCCAACGGCCTGCCGTCCTGCCAGCTGTGCACCACCTGCCGCAAGG acCAGGAGGAGGTGAGTGACTGCACCCCGACACAGGACCGGCGGTGCCAGTGCAAGACCGGGGAGTACTACTGCGACTCTGAGCACTGCCCGGAGGGCTGCTACCGCTGCACCAG CTGTCCCGGCGCCACCCTCCAGACCTGCACCCCCACGAGGGACACCAAGTGCGCCCCAGTAGCCCAGCCAGAGCCAG GACCCCCAGCCGGTTCCCTGTCTGTCAGCGCCTTGGTTGTGTCTGTGGTTGCCATTGTCATTGCCATCGCCATTGGCATCCGCATCGCCATCGCCTGGTGGAGAAGACGAG GGGTGCTGCTTCCCCAGTGGCTGTGCCGGTTCAGGACAG CGACGTCGGGGGAGCCAGGCAGCCAT GCGATACTGCGACCCACGGACCCTGTGAGGGGCCCCCCGGTCCCCGGCGCGGAGATAACGCCGCTGTTGCCGGAGAAGGCTGACACCCCGACGCCTGGTGCCCTGACCCACCCGCGACCTTTAGCCAACCCCGACTTCGACCCCGACCCTGACCCCAACCCTGATACCGACCTCGACcctgaccccgaccccgaccctgATACTGACCTCGATcctgaccccgaccccgaccctgACCCTGACACCGACCCTGACTCTGACCCCGACCCCGGGGCAGGAGCGGAGCTGCAGGTGGAGGTGGCGGGAGGCGGCCTGGTAGCCCCAGAGGCTGCGCCCCCGACTCCTGCTGCCGCTGCCccgggggcccaggcccaggctgagaTGGACGCCGGCCTCCGTCATTGA
- the LOC132241819 gene encoding tumor necrosis factor receptor superfamily member 6-like isoform X2 gives MGLALWLFLLLPLLRVPLTLSPSSNLSSERCPAKPSPGSRCGPREYWSGRHCCQCCPAGQYVRKPCSSPHTQGECEACDTGTYTGHANGLPSCQLCTTCRKDQEEVSDCTPTQDRRCQCKTGEYYCDSEHCPEGCYRCTSCPGATLQTCTPTRDTKCAPVAQPEPGPPAGSLSVSALVVSVVAIVIAIAIGIRIAIAWWRRRATSGEPGSHAILRPTDPVRGPPVPGAEITPLLPEKADTPTPGALTHPRPLANPDFDPDPDPNPDTDLDPDPDPDPDTDLDPDPDPDPDPDTDPDSDPDPGAGAELQVEVAGGGLVAPEAAPPTPAAAAPGAQAQAEMDAGLRH, from the exons ATGGGGCTCGCGCTGTGGCTGTTcctgctgctcccgctgctgCGGGTCCCG CTGACCCTGAGCCCCTCGAGCAACCTGTCATCGGAGCGGTGCCCGGCAAAGCCGAGCCCGGGCAGCAGGTGCGGGCCCAGGGAGTACTGGTCTGGGAGGCACTGCTGCCAATGCTGCCccgcag GCCAGTATGTCCGCAAGCCGTGCAGCAGCCCCCACACCCAGGGCGAGTGTGAGGCGTGTGACACAGGGACCTACACGGGACATGCCAACGGCCTGCCGTCCTGCCAGCTGTGCACCACCTGCCGCAAGG acCAGGAGGAGGTGAGTGACTGCACCCCGACACAGGACCGGCGGTGCCAGTGCAAGACCGGGGAGTACTACTGCGACTCTGAGCACTGCCCGGAGGGCTGCTACCGCTGCACCAG CTGTCCCGGCGCCACCCTCCAGACCTGCACCCCCACGAGGGACACCAAGTGCGCCCCAGTAGCCCAGCCAGAGCCAG GACCCCCAGCCGGTTCCCTGTCTGTCAGCGCCTTGGTTGTGTCTGTGGTTGCCATTGTCATTGCCATCGCCATTGGCATCCGCATCGCCATCGCCTGGTGGAGAAGACGAG CGACGTCGGGGGAGCCAGGCAGCCAT GCGATACTGCGACCCACGGACCCTGTGAGGGGCCCCCCGGTCCCCGGCGCGGAGATAACGCCGCTGTTGCCGGAGAAGGCTGACACCCCGACGCCTGGTGCCCTGACCCACCCGCGACCTTTAGCCAACCCCGACTTCGACCCCGACCCTGACCCCAACCCTGATACCGACCTCGACcctgaccccgaccccgaccctgATACTGACCTCGATcctgaccccgaccccgaccctgACCCTGACACCGACCCTGACTCTGACCCCGACCCCGGGGCAGGAGCGGAGCTGCAGGTGGAGGTGGCGGGAGGCGGCCTGGTAGCCCCAGAGGCTGCGCCCCCGACTCCTGCTGCCGCTGCCccgggggcccaggcccaggctgagaTGGACGCCGGCCTCCGTCATTGA
- the LOC132241814 gene encoding uncharacterized protein LOC132241814, whose translation MTPWSSVPFPLQLRPLLLFLGTQAALAAGSELGGPNPNAAGSPSSDLCEAGQYVSTDCTMGQAVRCCPCPPDSFLAHPSRAQSCSPCTQCREDQEMVSDCTPTQDRKCQCKTGEFYCDSEHCLEGCNPCTRCPEGKIVLQTCNATADTLCGRPGPGPGSRHRFWGMAGWLFAAVAGALVILCVRKPGDGGGRAACCCPHAGPVSTRWTFRRDSLESSMPLGSSPETPDADAPVPTTGALHLPEDRLDVASESLILPGTPESPAGDGPRPEAEAGDEAGPQASHHDLTLLHPLSPGPEGPAEVPRDLVGTKGPPAAAEELRRPAGLPYCLGDQVTTQDGLKSKLSEPGQSGSVVSMLDGPRKRQKFHFWSRARAWVSSSLPTRQSPCVRQPVDEFLSCPHHSMSYFSFGDSRENISSKED comes from the exons ATGACGCCCTGGTCTTCTGTTCCGTTTCCTTTGCAGCTGAGGCCGCTGCTCCTTTTCCTGGGGACACAG GCGGCCCTGGCAGCCGGCTCGGAACTGGGTGGCCCCAACCCGAATGCAGCCGGGAGCCCCTCCAGCGATCTCTGTGAGGCTG GCCAGTACGTCAGCACGGACTGCACCATGGGCCAGGCCGTAAGGTGCTGTCCGTGCCCACCCGACTCCTTCCTGGCCCACCCCAGCAGGGCACAGTCCTGCTCGCCGTGCACGCAGTGCCGGGAAG acCAGGAGATGGTGAGTGACTGCACCCCGACACAGGACAGGAAGTGCCAGTGCAAGACCGGGGAGTTCTACTGCGACTCTGAGCATTGCCTTGAGGGCTGCAACCCCTGCACCAG ATGCCCCGAGGGGAAGATCGTCCTGCAGACGTGCAACGCCACGGCGGACACCCTGTGCGGCCGGCCCGGCCCAG GGCCAGGGAGCCGACACCGGTTCTGGGGGATGGCGGGCTGGCTCTTTGCCGCGGTGGCCGGGGCCCTCGTCATTCTCTGCGTCAGGAAACCCGGAGACGGAGGCGGCCGGGCGGCCTGCTGCTGTCCCCATGCAG GACCTGTCTCCACAAGATGGACTTTCAGAAGAGACAGCCTG GAGAGCTCCATGCCCTTGGGTTCATCGCCTGAGACCCCAGATGCAGACGCTCCGGTCCCCACGACGGGCGCCCTCCACCTGCCTGAAGACCGGCTGGACGTGGCGTCCGAGTCCCTGATCCTCCCCGGGACCCCGGAGAGCCCGGCGGGAGACGGCCCGCGGCCGGAGGCGGAGGCAGGTGACGAGGCCGGGCCCCAGGCCAGTCACCACGACCTGACCCTTCTTCACCCCCTGTCCCCCGGGCCTGAGGGTCCGGCTGAGGTCCCGAGGGATCTTGTGGGCACAAAGgggccacctgctgctgctgaggAGCTCAGGAGGCCTGCGGGGCTGCCTTACTGCCTCGGAGACCAGGTGACCACACAGGACGGTCTGAAATCAAAACTTTCcgagcctggccagagtggctcagtggttagcatgTTGGACGGTCCACGGAAGCGTCAGAAGTTCCATTTCTGGTCCAGGGCTCGGGCCTGGGTTTCAAGTTCACTCCCCACCCGTCAGAGCCCCTGCGTGAGACAGCCAGTGGATGAGTTTCTCTCTTGCCCCCATCACTCCATGTCTTATTTCTCCTTTGGAGACTCCagggaaaacatatcctcaaaggaggattaa